In Verrucomicrobiota bacterium, the sequence GAGGCGGGACTTGCACCCGCTGGCCTGTCAAAGATCGAAGGCTGCACCAGAAAGGTTCAGGTAATTGCCGTCAAGCAGACCTTGCTCCACCAATTCAAAAACGCATAAAAGTAACAACGGCTTGTGGGGAGCGAATCTTTCGTTTCCGAGTCCGAGCTTCTTGTTCACGGCTGGTTTGAGGGACGTCAGCTTCCGAAGCCATTCACTGTTCATTTTCATGACCCTTCCTTTCTTTTTTGATTCGCCTAATCGCGTGCCTGCCATGGTTTGGCCCGTATAGCGCCAATTGCACCGCATCCAGCAGCGTCGTCTTGCCGCCGCCGTTCATGCCGCCAAATAAAACGATCGGCCTCCGGTCATCGTTCGGGGCCAGGACCGCCTCCTGCCGCCCCCCGTACACCCCGAAATTGTTTAAGGCAATGGAGTCTAAGATCATGTTTCCGCTTTTCCTTCCTGTAATTGGGCTTTTAACTCTTCCTTCGACGGCAGATAAAGTTGGTACCGGCTGGCAAATATATTCGTGCTGCCCTCGGGCAATGTCATCTCCACCAGGGCGTCATTCTTCGTCTTGCAGAGCAGTATCCCAATGGTCGGATTCTCGTCCGTCGTTTTGACTTCCCGGTCGAAATAGTTCACATACATCTGCACCTGACCCAAGTCCTGGTGGGTCAATTCCCCTATTTTTAAATCCACGACCATAAAGCACCTCAACAGCCGGTTGTAAAACACCAGATCCACAAAAAAATGCTTCTCCGCAAACGTGATCCGGAATTGCCGGGAGTGGAAAAGAAATCCCTTGCCCAACTCCAACAGAAAATGCTCCAGCTTGTCGATGATGGCTTCCTCCAATTCCGATTCCGAATAGCTCGGCCGCCCGTGCAATCCCAAAAACTCCAGGATGTACGGGTCTTTTATCGCATCCTCCGCCGTGGTCACCACTTGCCCCTCTTGGCTCAGTGCCTGAACCGCCCCTTTGTCCCGGCTCAACGCCAAACGCTCGTACAGCCCGGAATTGAACTGCCGCTTCAATTCCGCCAGCGTCCAGGTCTCTCGCCCCGTCTCAATCTCATAAAACTTTCTCTCCGCATCGTCCCCGATTTGCACCAGAAACGCATAGTGCGACCAACTCAAACGCAACTCGGTGGCCACTCGACTCAGCGTGCTTCTGCTCGCTTGCCCGGCCCAGGGGGATAATTGTGCAGAGGCCGTCTGCATAATTTCATCTGCCTGGCCATCAACCGTTTGCAATAGTGCAGACGGCGTCTGCAGAATCCCGCGATACGTGAGGTAGAATTTCTTGAACAACTGGAGTGACCGATACGAATACCCCCGCCGGCCCTTGGCCGAAAGCGCCTCCGCCAGTCGCTGCACCAGTTGCTCTCCGTATTGCCCGCGATCCAACCCATGTTGCTCGTATTCCACGATGTGTCGACCCAGGAGCCAGTTCCTCACCACCAGCCCCCGGTCAATGGACCGCGTTGCCTGCTCTCGCAACTCCGCATCCGTTCCTTCCATCAATGCCACTAGCTCATTAAAATTCATCGTCAATTCTCTCCATGGTGAAAAACTGCACCTTTTGCGCCGCTTTGCGCCGCGCGCCTTGAATCCAGTGATGCTTCAACTTGGCCGGTCCACGTTGGATGTTCAATGTTCATGCCGTCGCCCTAAAACAGCGCCTTCGGCTCCCCCGCCGCCGGCGTAATTCCCGCAACCGCAGCCCACCGCAGCGTGCGCACGCGCCATCCCTTCAACTGGCCCATCTCTGCGTAAAAATTCTTTTGCAGATGTTTTTTCAGCGGCAACAGTTCCACAAAATGCGACCATCCCAATAGTGTCCGCAGTGCGGACACTATCCGCCTGTCCGAAAACACCTCGGTGAGCGCTATCATCCGGGCCAGATTCCGGGGCCTGAAGCCTTCTCCAAACTCGGGAGCCACTTTTGCCGACAGTGTCGGCAAAATCTCCTCGCCATACTCCGCTCGTTTGTCTTTGAGAATGTCCTTGCGGATTCGTTCACCGACCTTCCAGTAAAGCATCATCAGGGCCGTGTTCACGCCCCGTGCCACCGTCTGCCGCGCCGCTTGGTGCCGGCGCATCGGTGTTTTGTCACTCGTTCCAAACATGATTCAAGCGTTGGTTACGGCCGAGATAATATTAGTCCTGCTGCATCTTTGCCAGCAGAATAGATGCACTCCCCATGATGACGATTTGAATTTTCACCAAATACTCGTTTACCTCGATTGCAACGCCACCACGCCCCTCGACCCCGAGGTCGAGCCGGTCCTGCTACATTTCCTCCGCGAGGATTATGGTAACGCCGGCAGCCGCACCCATGAGTTCGGCAATCACGCCAAACAAGCCGTCCAGCATGCCCGCGACCAAATCGCTGCGGTCATTAAGTGTCATCGTGAAGAAGTCATTTTCACCAGTGGTGCCACCGAAAGCAATAACCTCGCCATCCTGGGCTTGCGGGAACATGCCGCGAAAACCGGTCGCAAACACATTGTTTCCACCACCATCGAACACAAGGCCGTATTGGAACCGTTGGAGCACCTCACCCGGCAGGGCTTTGACGTCACCCTCATTAACCCGGAACCCGATGGCGCGGTGTTGACGCAGCAGATTGCCGCCGCGTTGCGGCCCGATACCCTTTTGGTCTCCGTCATGCACGTCAACAACGAGACCGGCATCATCCAGCCCATTGGAGAAATCGCCACTGCCTTGGCCGGCCACGAGGCCTTTTTCCATGTGGACGCCGCCCAGGGTTTCGGCAAACGCATTCCCGACCTCCAAAACCCTCGCCTTGACCTCATCAGCCTGAGTGGCCACAAACTTTATGCCCCCAAAGGCATCGGGGCGCTGATCACCCGTCGCCGGGGCTACAGCCGTCCGCCGCTGACCCCGTTGGTGCTCGGCGGTGGCCAGGAGCGCGGCCTCCGCCCCGGCACCCAGCCCGTTGCCCTCATTATGGCGTTCGCCAAAGCCGCCGAAATCGCCCAACGCGACCTGGCGAAACGCGAAAAACGTTGGCTGCAAATCCGGCAAGCCGCCTTGGCTGCCTTCCAATCCTTGGGCGGCATCCCTACGGGCGACCCAGCCAAAGCCCTGCCCAACACCTTGAATATCGCCATTCCGGGCCTCGATTCCGAAGCCGTCATGGTCGCCCTGAAAGACGTGATCGCCATCTCCAACGGCTCCGCCTGCACCTCCCAGAACTACACCGCCAGCCACGTCCTCACCGCCATGGGCCT encodes:
- a CDS encoding AAA family ATPase, whose translation is MILDSIALNNFGVYGGRQEAVLAPNDDRRPIVLFGGMNGGGKTTLLDAVQLALYGPNHGRHAIRRIKKERKGHENEQ
- a CDS encoding PDDEXK nuclease domain-containing protein; translated protein: MNFNELVALMEGTDAELREQATRSIDRGLVVRNWLLGRHIVEYEQHGLDRGQYGEQLVQRLAEALSAKGRRGYSYRSLQLFKKFYLTYRGILQTPSALLQTVDGQADEIMQTASAQLSPWAGQASRSTLSRVATELRLSWSHYAFLVQIGDDAERKFYEIETGRETWTLAELKRQFNSGLYERLALSRDKGAVQALSQEGQVVTTAEDAIKDPYILEFLGLHGRPSYSESELEEAIIDKLEHFLLELGKGFLFHSRQFRITFAEKHFFVDLVFYNRLLRCFMVVDLKIGELTHQDLGQVQMYVNYFDREVKTTDENPTIGILLCKTKNDALVEMTLPEGSTNIFASRYQLYLPSKEELKAQLQEGKAET
- a CDS encoding DUF1016 N-terminal domain-containing protein, translating into MFGTSDKTPMRRHQAARQTVARGVNTALMMLYWKVGERIRKDILKDKRAEYGEEILPTLSAKVAPEFGEGFRPRNLARMIALTEVFSDRRIVSALRTLLGWSHFVELLPLKKHLQKNFYAEMGQLKGWRVRTLRWAAVAGITPAAGEPKALF
- the dndA gene encoding cysteine desulfurase DndA; its protein translation is MNFHQILVYLDCNATTPLDPEVEPVLLHFLREDYGNAGSRTHEFGNHAKQAVQHARDQIAAVIKCHREEVIFTSGATESNNLAILGLREHAAKTGRKHIVSTTIEHKAVLEPLEHLTRQGFDVTLINPEPDGAVLTQQIAAALRPDTLLVSVMHVNNETGIIQPIGEIATALAGHEAFFHVDAAQGFGKRIPDLQNPRLDLISLSGHKLYAPKGIGALITRRRGYSRPPLTPLVLGGGQERGLRPGTQPVALIMAFAKAAEIAQRDLAKREKRWLQIRQAALAAFQSLGGIPTGDPAKALPNTLNIAIPGLDSEAVMVALKDVIAISNGSACTSQNYTASHVLTAMGLSEDHIKGALRLSWCHLTPDVDWNSVIDHLKPLL